Below is a window of Nocardia asteroides DNA.
GGCTACTACATCGACGTGTCCGGGACCGCCGCCGAATACCGGCGCGAGGCCATCGACGCCGCCTTGCCCACCCTGCTCGAGGCGCGGGTGGTGATCGAGCAGGCCAAGGGCGCGCTGATGGTCGCCTACGCGATCGACGCCGACCAGGCGTTCCGGGTGCTGCGCTGGCGCTCCCAGGAGACCAACGTCAAACTACGGACGATCGCCGAACGGGTGGTGGGCGCCCTGCCCACGGTCGGCGGCGCCGACGTGGGCCTGCGCACCCGCCTCGACCACGTCCTGCTCACCGCGCACGAGGACCCGCCCGCCGATCACGGCACCGGATAGTTCTGCGCGCGCAGCAGATTCGCGAGATGGGCGGCATTGGCCGCCATCGTCGCGGTCGCCGCGCGGACCGCGTCCGGTGTCTCGGGGAGGTCGTTGTAGTCGACGCCGCCCATCGCCTCCCCGTTCCAGTAGGTGCAACCCTGGGCGGGGATGGTGAAACCGATGTCGTCGAAGGCTTGGAAGGTGTCGGCGGCGATCTTGTGCGCGCCGTCCTCGTTGCCGACGATGGCGGCGATGCCGACCTTGCCGAACAGGGCGGGCCTGCCCGCGCTGTCGGTGGTGGACAGTT
It encodes the following:
- a CDS encoding flavodoxin family protein; translation: MATRLHALALVCSLKASPAASSSALIADQVLAELATHDVDGRSVRIADFDIRPGVSVDEGDGDQWPDIRRSVLDADIVLLATPTWMGHLSSVAQRVLERLDAELSTTDSAGRPALFGKVGIAAIVGNEDGAHKIAADTFQAFDDIGFTIPAQGCTYWNGEAMGGVDYNDLPETPDAVRAATATMAANAAHLANLLRAQNYPVP